A section of the Streptomyces sp. NBC_00178 genome encodes:
- a CDS encoding IclR family transcriptional regulator, with protein MTTASSTAVPTLIGSVQRALRLMEAVGTHRDGAPAKQLAREAGLPLPTAYHLLRTLTHEGYLRRENGVFLFGAAAERLGGGPATPRPGVIVDSLAHWAEVVGAPVYCALYREGEIEMIAVADSPAAPAVREWVAFREAGHAHAIGQCLLGQLDERAREDHLDRYPVRPLTRYSVRDRQTLLARLRAMKHSEPVVERQEYAIGTVCAAIPITVGSAVAAMAVSLPLQQEERLLAAIEQLRCEVTTLLRSFVFSISI; from the coding sequence GTGACCACGGCATCGAGCACCGCTGTTCCGACGTTGATCGGTTCGGTCCAGCGGGCGTTGCGACTTATGGAGGCTGTGGGCACCCACCGGGACGGGGCGCCGGCCAAGCAGCTCGCCCGGGAGGCCGGTCTTCCCCTCCCCACGGCCTACCACCTGCTGCGCACCCTTACCCATGAGGGTTATCTCCGCCGGGAGAACGGTGTCTTCCTCTTCGGTGCGGCCGCCGAGCGGCTGGGCGGTGGGCCCGCCACCCCGCGTCCCGGGGTGATCGTCGACTCCCTCGCGCACTGGGCGGAGGTCGTCGGCGCACCGGTGTACTGCGCGTTGTACCGGGAGGGTGAGATCGAGATGATCGCGGTCGCCGACTCGCCCGCGGCGCCCGCGGTGCGGGAGTGGGTCGCGTTCCGCGAGGCGGGTCACGCCCACGCGATCGGGCAGTGCCTGCTGGGCCAGCTCGACGAGCGCGCGCGGGAGGATCATCTCGACCGGTATCCCGTCCGGCCGCTGACGCGTTACTCCGTGAGGGACCGTCAAACGCTTCTGGCCCGGCTCAGGGCGATGAAGCATTCGGAACCGGTCGTCGAACGCCAGGAGTACGCCATCGGAACGGTGTGCGCGGCCATCCCGATCACCGTCGGATCCGCCGTGGCGGCCATGGCTGTATCTCTCCCCTTGCAGCAAGAGGAACGGTTGCTCGCTGCAATCGAACAACTACGCTGCGAAGTGACCACCCTCTTGCGCTCGTTCGTGTTCTCTATCAGTATCTGA
- a CDS encoding phage holin family protein, whose amino-acid sequence MKNFVVKTIANAGALAVAIWLVHDITLTGDDTGREVLALILVALLFGLVNFVVKPVVKLLTLPLFILTLGLITLVVNALMLMLTSWLAGVVDLNFHVEGFWTAVLGGLIISVVSWALNVVLPDED is encoded by the coding sequence ATGAAGAATTTCGTAGTCAAGACGATCGCCAACGCGGGTGCGCTGGCGGTGGCCATCTGGCTGGTCCACGACATCACGCTGACCGGCGACGACACCGGGCGCGAAGTGCTCGCCCTGATACTCGTGGCCCTGCTCTTCGGCCTGGTGAACTTCGTCGTCAAGCCGGTGGTGAAGCTGCTCACCCTGCCCCTGTTCATCCTCACGCTCGGGCTGATCACTCTGGTCGTCAACGCCCTCATGCTGATGCTGACCTCATGGCTGGCCGGCGTCGTCGACCTGAACTTCCATGTCGAAGGCTTCTGGACCGCCGTCCTGGGCGGCCTGATCATCTCGGTCGTGTCGTGGGCGCTGAACGTCGTCCTCCCCGACGAGGACTGA
- a CDS encoding cupin domain-containing protein gives MKAFRLDELEAERAANDGAYLQFVRERNMSVGLYALDAGALDPQQPHEQDEVYLVVSGRASITVGVETTQVGRGSVVYVPAGTAHRFHHITEDLRVMVVFSPPEG, from the coding sequence ATGAAGGCATTCAGGCTGGACGAGCTGGAGGCGGAGCGTGCCGCCAACGACGGTGCCTACCTGCAGTTCGTCCGGGAACGCAACATGTCCGTCGGTCTGTACGCGCTCGACGCGGGGGCGCTCGACCCCCAGCAGCCGCACGAACAGGACGAGGTGTACCTCGTCGTGAGCGGCCGCGCCTCGATCACGGTCGGCGTGGAGACGACACAGGTGGGCAGGGGGAGCGTGGTGTACGTGCCGGCGGGGACGGCCCACAGGTTCCACCACATCACGGAGGACCTCCGCGTGATGGTGGTCTTCTCGCCTCCGGAGGGGTGA
- a CDS encoding cystathionine gamma-lyase, protein MSTMGDGTRAVRAGLPEPEQYEPTLPGPVFAAHFHLSGEPVGAYTYGRDTNPTWTHLERAIGELEAPGEQVETTVFASGMAAVSAVLLSQARTGDVVVLPDDGYQALPLVREQLEAYGVEVRTAPTGGDAQLEILQGAKLLWIETPSNPGLDVCDVRRLVEAAHAAGVLVAVDNTLATPLGQRPLELGADFSVASDTKGMTGHGDILLGHVTCRDPGLAAEVRRWRKVVGAIPGPMEAWLAHRSLATLQLRIDRQCATALTLAQALSERTDVTGLRYPGLPGDPSYPTAVRQMRRFGSVVSFELADEQTAERFLAALRLVDDATSFGGVRSTAERRARWGGDAVAAGFVRFSVGAEDPADLLADVENALDVAAH, encoded by the coding sequence ATGAGCACCATGGGCGACGGGACACGCGCCGTACGAGCGGGCCTGCCCGAACCGGAGCAGTACGAGCCCACACTTCCGGGTCCCGTCTTCGCCGCGCACTTCCACCTGTCCGGCGAGCCCGTCGGGGCCTACACGTACGGCCGGGACACGAACCCGACCTGGACCCACCTCGAGCGGGCCATCGGCGAGCTGGAGGCCCCGGGGGAGCAGGTCGAGACCACGGTCTTCGCCTCGGGCATGGCCGCCGTCTCGGCGGTACTGCTGTCCCAGGCGCGCACGGGAGACGTGGTGGTCCTGCCCGACGACGGCTACCAGGCACTCCCCCTGGTGAGGGAACAGCTCGAGGCGTACGGCGTCGAGGTCCGGACGGCGCCGACCGGCGGTGACGCCCAGCTGGAGATCCTCCAGGGCGCGAAGCTGCTGTGGATCGAGACGCCGTCCAACCCGGGCCTCGACGTCTGTGACGTGCGCAGACTGGTGGAAGCGGCCCACGCGGCGGGAGTGCTGGTGGCCGTCGACAACACACTCGCGACGCCTCTGGGGCAGCGCCCCCTCGAACTGGGGGCGGACTTCTCGGTGGCCAGCGACACGAAGGGCATGACCGGTCACGGGGACATCCTGCTCGGCCACGTGACCTGCCGGGACCCGGGCCTGGCCGCCGAGGTGCGGCGCTGGCGCAAGGTGGTCGGCGCGATCCCCGGTCCGATGGAGGCCTGGCTCGCCCACCGCTCCCTGGCGACGCTGCAGCTGCGGATCGACCGCCAGTGCGCGACAGCTCTCACCTTGGCCCAGGCGCTCTCAGAGCGCACGGACGTGACGGGACTGCGCTACCCCGGGCTCCCCGGTGACCCGTCCTACCCGACCGCCGTGCGGCAGATGCGGCGTTTCGGATCGGTCGTCTCCTTCGAGCTGGCGGACGAACAGACCGCGGAGCGCTTCCTGGCCGCGCTGCGGCTGGTCGACGACGCGACCAGCTTCGGGGGCGTCCGCTCCACGGCCGAGCGCAGGGCCCGCTGGGGCGGGGACGCCGTGGCCGCCGGCTTCGTGCGGTTCTCCGTCGGCGCCGAGGACCCCGCGGATCTCCTCGCCGACGTCGAGAACGCGCTGGACGTCGCGGCTCACTGA
- a CDS encoding MarR family winged helix-turn-helix transcriptional regulator — MTATDPALTALAQSWCALSLLHGKIEARIERALQSGHGLSAREFSLLDVLSRQHSGTGGHLQMKQVADAVVLSQSATTRLVTRLEDRGLLTRYLCDTDRRGIYTDVTDAGLELLGEARPTNDTALRAALDEAAENPELAPLVRTVEALKVPA; from the coding sequence ATGACAGCGACGGATCCCGCACTGACGGCCCTGGCCCAGAGCTGGTGCGCCCTCTCCCTGCTCCACGGAAAGATCGAGGCGCGGATCGAGCGGGCCCTGCAGTCCGGCCACGGCCTCAGCGCGCGGGAGTTCTCGCTGCTCGACGTCCTGAGCCGGCAGCACAGCGGCACGGGAGGACACCTGCAGATGAAGCAGGTCGCCGACGCCGTGGTGCTCAGCCAGAGCGCCACCACCCGGCTCGTCACCCGGCTCGAGGACCGTGGCCTCCTCACCCGCTACCTCTGCGACACCGACCGCCGGGGCATCTACACGGACGTCACCGACGCGGGTCTCGAACTTCTCGGCGAGGCGAGGCCCACCAACGACACCGCGCTGCGCGCCGCTCTGGACGAGGCCGCGGAGAACCCGGAGCTCGCTCCGCTCGTCAGGACGGTCGAAGCGCTCAAGGTGCCTGCCTGA
- a CDS encoding DUF2269 domain-containing protein gives MKPLKRPVRRSMLVAHVAVSVGWLGLTLCLLALGLAAFLTDDTTMAAAATRAMKVLADWLVVPVAVLSRVSGLVLALGTPWGLARHRWVWVKFWLTLITAGLSVFSLRAGIDEAAARGAADIDLVIAPSVATATYLFMTAISVLKPWGPTRRGRLLRQSRGTG, from the coding sequence GTGAAACCACTCAAGCGCCCCGTACGCCGAAGCATGCTCGTCGCTCACGTGGCGGTGTCCGTGGGCTGGCTGGGCCTCACCCTGTGCCTGCTGGCCCTCGGCCTCGCCGCGTTCCTCACCGACGACACCACGATGGCGGCGGCGGCCACCCGGGCCATGAAGGTGCTCGCGGACTGGCTCGTGGTGCCGGTCGCCGTGCTCTCCCGTGTCAGCGGGCTGGTCCTGGCGCTCGGCACCCCATGGGGGCTGGCCAGGCACCGGTGGGTCTGGGTGAAGTTCTGGCTGACGCTCATCACCGCGGGGCTGTCGGTCTTCTCGCTCCGCGCGGGCATCGACGAGGCCGCGGCCCGGGGTGCGGCCGACATCGATCTCGTCATCGCACCCTCGGTGGCCACGGCCACGTACCTCTTCATGACCGCGATATCGGTACTGAAGCCGTGGGGCCCGACCCGCCGTGGCCGCCTGCTGCGGCAGTCTCGGGGGACCGGCTGA
- a CDS encoding MFS transporter, with protein sequence MPLALLALAIGAFGIGTTEFVIMGLLPDVAADFHVSIPTAGFLVTGYALGVVLGAPLMTVLGTRVTRKRMLMVLMGLFIAGNVVSALAPTFGVMLTGRVIASLAHGAFFGIGSVVAADLMAPQKKAGAIAMMFTGLTVANVVGVPLGTYIGQNFGWRLTFLVVAGLGALGLAGVAKLVPEQPKPQGVRIRHELAAFRNVQVLLAMAMTVLGFGGVFAAITYITPMMTETAGYATSSVTWLLVLFGLGMVGGNLLGGRFADRHLMPMLYVSLGALAVVLALFTLTAHNKVAAAVTIVLIGGLGFATVPPLQKRVLDQAAGAPTLASAVNIGAFNLGNALSAWLGGIVIAAGFGYTAPNWVGAVLAGSALLLAAFSGMLERRTVTRDPLLSRSPETAAAGGHGGSGPTASVPISRS encoded by the coding sequence ATGCCGCTCGCGCTCCTCGCCCTGGCCATAGGGGCCTTCGGCATCGGGACGACAGAGTTCGTGATCATGGGGCTCCTCCCCGATGTCGCGGCGGACTTCCACGTCTCGATCCCGACCGCCGGCTTCCTGGTCACGGGCTACGCACTGGGTGTGGTCCTGGGGGCTCCGCTGATGACGGTGCTGGGCACCCGGGTGACTCGCAAGCGCATGCTGATGGTTCTCATGGGCCTGTTCATCGCGGGCAACGTCGTCTCCGCGCTCGCTCCGACCTTCGGTGTGATGCTCACGGGGCGGGTGATCGCCTCCCTCGCCCACGGAGCCTTCTTCGGCATCGGATCCGTCGTGGCCGCCGATCTGATGGCGCCGCAGAAGAAGGCCGGCGCCATCGCGATGATGTTCACCGGACTCACCGTCGCCAATGTCGTCGGTGTACCGCTGGGGACCTACATCGGGCAGAACTTCGGCTGGCGGCTCACCTTCCTGGTCGTCGCCGGGCTGGGGGCCCTCGGGCTCGCCGGGGTCGCCAAGCTCGTTCCCGAGCAGCCGAAGCCCCAAGGCGTCAGGATCCGGCACGAACTGGCCGCCTTCCGCAACGTCCAGGTGCTGCTCGCCATGGCGATGACGGTCCTCGGCTTCGGAGGTGTGTTCGCGGCGATCACCTACATCACGCCGATGATGACCGAGACCGCCGGGTACGCGACCTCGTCCGTCACCTGGCTGCTGGTCCTCTTCGGGCTCGGCATGGTCGGCGGCAACCTGCTCGGCGGCAGGTTCGCGGACCGCCACCTGATGCCCATGCTCTACGTGTCCCTGGGCGCGCTCGCCGTGGTCCTGGCCCTGTTCACCCTGACCGCGCACAACAAGGTCGCGGCAGCGGTCACCATCGTCCTCATCGGCGGTCTGGGCTTCGCCACCGTCCCGCCGCTGCAGAAGCGCGTCCTCGATCAGGCGGCGGGTGCGCCGACCCTGGCCTCGGCCGTCAACATCGGCGCCTTCAACCTGGGGAACGCGCTCTCGGCCTGGCTCGGAGGCATCGTCATCGCCGCCGGCTTCGGTTACACCGCGCCCAACTGGGTCGGCGCCGTACTCGCCGGCTCGGCGCTCCTCCTGGCGGCGTTCTCCGGCATGCTGGAGCGCCGCACGGTCACCCGGGACCCGCTGCTCAGCCGGTCCCCCGAGACTGCCGCAGCAGGCGGCCACGGCGGGTCGGGCCCCACGGCTTCAGTACCGATATCGCGGTCATGA
- a CDS encoding GNAT family N-acetyltransferase — MSDLDIRPAAPTDIPAVVALLADDPLGARRESPHDLTPYHAAFRRLADDPNQHLVVAVREGRVVGTLQLTVVPGLSRRGATRSLIEGVRVHADERGSGLGTQLIQWAVDESRRQDCQLVQLTSDATRLDAHRFYERLGFTASHVGFKLAL; from the coding sequence ATGAGCGATCTCGACATACGCCCTGCCGCGCCCACGGACATCCCGGCCGTCGTGGCCCTGCTCGCCGACGACCCGCTGGGGGCACGGCGCGAGTCCCCGCACGACCTCACCCCGTATCACGCCGCTTTCCGGCGGCTCGCCGACGACCCGAACCAGCATCTGGTCGTGGCCGTGCGCGAGGGCCGTGTCGTGGGGACGCTGCAGCTCACCGTCGTTCCCGGACTGTCGCGACGCGGGGCCACCCGCTCCCTCATCGAGGGTGTCCGCGTCCACGCCGACGAGCGGGGCAGCGGTCTCGGCACCCAGCTGATCCAATGGGCGGTCGACGAATCCCGCCGCCAGGACTGCCAGCTGGTGCAGCTCACCTCGGACGCCACCCGCCTCGACGCCCACCGCTTCTACGAGCGGCTCGGCTTCACGGCGAGCCACGTGGGGTTCAAACTCGCACTCTGA
- the dnaB gene encoding replicative DNA helicase, giving the protein MDDPWADVGPSDRLPVSRQRRGEGKGRDEQHERGRESGWDGGSAGFERVPPQDLDAEQSVLGGMLLSKDAIADVVEIIKGHDFYRPAHETVFTAILDLYAKGEPADPITVAAELVKRGEITKVGGAPYLHTLVQSVPTAANASYYAEIVHERAVLRRLVEAGTKITQMGYAADGDVDEIVNSAQAEIYAVTEQRTSEDYLPLGDIMEGALDEIEAIGSRSGEMTGVPTGFTDLDALTNGLHPGQMIVIAARPAMGKSTLALDFARACSIKSNLPSVIFSLEMGRNEIAMRLLSAEARVALHHMRSGTMTDEDWTRLARRMPDVSAAPLYIDDSPNLSMMEIRAKCRRLKQRNDLKLVVIDYLQLMQSGGAKRAESRQQEVSDMSRNLKLLAKELELPVIALSQLNRGPEQRTDKKPMVSDLRESGSIEQDADMVILLHREDAYEKESPRAGEADLIVAKHRNGPTATITVAFQGHYSRFVDMAQT; this is encoded by the coding sequence TTGGACGATCCCTGGGCCGATGTCGGTCCCAGTGACCGTCTGCCCGTGTCCCGTCAGCGCCGCGGAGAGGGCAAGGGGCGCGACGAGCAGCACGAACGCGGTCGTGAGAGCGGCTGGGACGGGGGATCGGCCGGCTTCGAGCGGGTGCCTCCGCAGGACCTCGACGCGGAGCAGTCGGTGCTGGGCGGCATGCTCCTCTCCAAGGACGCCATCGCCGACGTCGTGGAGATCATCAAGGGCCACGACTTCTACCGGCCGGCCCACGAGACCGTCTTCACGGCGATCCTCGACCTCTACGCCAAGGGCGAGCCGGCCGACCCGATCACCGTCGCGGCCGAGCTGGTCAAGCGCGGGGAGATCACCAAGGTCGGCGGAGCCCCGTACCTGCACACGCTGGTCCAGTCCGTCCCCACCGCGGCCAACGCCTCGTACTACGCGGAGATCGTCCACGAGCGGGCCGTGCTCCGCCGCCTGGTCGAAGCCGGTACGAAGATCACGCAGATGGGATACGCCGCCGACGGCGACGTCGACGAGATCGTCAACTCGGCCCAGGCCGAGATCTACGCCGTCACGGAACAGCGCACCAGCGAGGACTACCTCCCGCTCGGCGACATCATGGAAGGCGCTCTCGACGAGATCGAGGCCATCGGGTCCCGAAGCGGCGAGATGACGGGCGTGCCGACGGGCTTCACCGACCTCGACGCCCTGACGAACGGCCTGCACCCCGGCCAGATGATCGTCATCGCGGCCCGTCCGGCCATGGGCAAGTCCACGCTCGCCCTGGACTTCGCCCGCGCCTGCTCGATCAAGAGCAATCTGCCGAGCGTGATCTTCTCCCTGGAAATGGGGCGCAACGAGATCGCGATGCGCCTGCTGTCCGCCGAGGCGCGCGTGGCGCTGCACCACATGCGGTCGGGCACGATGACCGACGAGGACTGGACGCGGCTGGCCCGGCGCATGCCGGACGTCTCCGCCGCTCCCCTCTACATCGACGATTCGCCGAACCTGTCCATGATGGAGATCCGGGCGAAGTGCCGTCGTCTCAAGCAGCGCAACGATCTGAAGCTGGTGGTCATCGACTACCTCCAGCTGATGCAGTCCGGTGGCGCCAAGCGCGCCGAGAGCCGTCAGCAGGAGGTCTCGGACATGTCCCGAAACCTCAAGCTCCTGGCCAAGGAGCTGGAACTGCCGGTCATCGCGCTCTCCCAGCTGAACCGTGGCCCCGAACAGCGCACCGACAAGAAACCGATGGTCTCCGACCTGCGTGAGTCCGGTTCCATCGAGCAGGACGCCGACATGGTGATCCTGCTGCACCGGGAGGACGCGTACGAGAAGGAGTCGCCGCGTGCGGGCGAGGCCGACCTGATCGTCGCCAAGCACCGTAACGGTCCGACGGCGACGATCACCGTGGCGTTCCAGGGCCACTACTCGCGGTTCGTGGACATGGCTCAGACCTGA
- a CDS encoding DUF5326 family protein, producing the protein MREIFAGMPWWVKWVAVPLIAIVVFGGLIASVIGFVIGLLFKALVFVVLVGGLIFVVRKFMASSSRSDW; encoded by the coding sequence GTGCGGGAGATTTTCGCGGGGATGCCCTGGTGGGTGAAGTGGGTCGCGGTGCCTCTGATCGCGATCGTCGTGTTCGGCGGCCTGATCGCCAGCGTGATCGGATTCGTCATCGGTCTGCTGTTCAAGGCGCTGGTCTTCGTCGTCCTGGTGGGCGGCCTGATCTTCGTCGTGCGGAAGTTCATGGCCTCGTCCTCGCGCAGCGACTGGTAG
- a CDS encoding adenylate kinase produces the protein MRIVLTGPPGAGKGTQAVHLAACLSVQHISAGDLLREHVDQGSALGRNARTHMLAGLLVPDRLTIEVVEERLARPDTVRGFLLDGFPRNLVQAEALDGILAASGSELDAVLDLEIPEAEVVRRVAGRRLCSQDRRHIFHVAYSPPEVAGRCDVCGGELYQRDDDLEATVRRRLEVYRSETAPVVGHYRAQGLLTTVSALGGVQEILDRALAAVGRGQDESQDRDEAPDPSGS, from the coding sequence ATGCGCATCGTTCTGACCGGGCCCCCCGGGGCCGGAAAGGGCACGCAGGCGGTGCACCTCGCCGCGTGTCTGTCGGTCCAGCACATCTCCGCCGGTGACCTGCTGCGCGAGCACGTCGACCAGGGCTCCGCGCTCGGACGGAACGCCCGGACCCACATGCTGGCCGGCCTTCTGGTGCCGGACCGGCTCACGATCGAGGTGGTCGAGGAGCGCCTCGCGCGCCCGGACACCGTGCGGGGATTCCTGCTGGACGGCTTTCCCCGCAACCTTGTCCAAGCGGAGGCGCTGGACGGCATCCTGGCCGCCTCGGGGTCGGAGCTGGATGCCGTGCTCGACCTGGAGATCCCCGAGGCCGAGGTGGTGAGGCGTGTCGCGGGGCGGCGGCTGTGCAGCCAGGACCGTCGGCACATCTTCCACGTCGCGTACAGCCCGCCCGAAGTGGCAGGGCGCTGCGACGTCTGCGGGGGTGAGCTGTACCAGCGGGACGACGATCTCGAGGCGACCGTGCGCAGGCGGCTGGAGGTGTACCGCAGCGAGACGGCACCCGTCGTCGGCCACTACCGGGCCCAGGGCCTCCTCACCACGGTCTCGGCCCTCGGCGGCGTCCAGGAGATCCTGGACCGCGCCCTGGCCGCGGTCGGCCGAGGCCAGGACGAGTCCCAGGACAGGGACGAAGCCCCGGACCCGTCGGGAAGTTGA
- a CDS encoding serine hydrolase domain-containing protein: MNSSESLLPGTRRALLHRVATAQAEGRTPSLVAAVQRDGRIVWSGARSCVDGHAPDDDTQFRIGSITKTFTAVLVMRLRDEGLLDLDDPLEKHLPGTDAGQVTVFQLLGHSAGLGAETPAPWWERTPGDTRPGLADVLGEKPLMHPAGHGHHYSNPGYTLLGSLVEKLRGEPWTEVLRREILEPLGMDRTSPEARAPHAGGWAVHPWADVMLPEPAEDLGLMAPAGQLWSTTTDLLRFASFLVRGDERVLRASSVAEMRAPAAPPEEGEWAAAYGLGLQAVRRNDRTLLGHSGSLPGFVAALWFSVEDDVAVVVLSNATSGPLTGSIAADLLQIVADAEPRIPEPWRPLPEFDEDLLALTGPWYWGTYVYGLKLLADRGLELLPLRGPGRSARFRARPDGTWTGLNGYYAGETLQVVRTADGTVDHLDLGSFVFTREPYERGADVPGGVDEGGWRGLAT, from the coding sequence ATGAACTCTTCCGAATCCTTGCTGCCCGGCACCCGGCGTGCGCTGCTCCACCGTGTGGCCACCGCACAGGCCGAGGGGCGCACCCCTTCGCTCGTCGCCGCAGTGCAGCGAGACGGCCGGATCGTGTGGAGCGGTGCGCGGAGCTGCGTGGATGGCCACGCTCCGGACGACGACACGCAGTTCCGGATCGGCTCCATCACCAAGACGTTCACCGCGGTACTGGTGATGCGGCTGCGTGACGAGGGCCTGCTGGACCTGGACGACCCTCTGGAGAAGCACCTGCCCGGTACGGACGCGGGCCAGGTGACCGTGTTCCAGCTGCTCGGCCACAGCGCTGGTCTGGGAGCCGAGACGCCCGCTCCGTGGTGGGAGAGGACGCCGGGCGACACCCGGCCGGGACTGGCCGACGTGCTGGGCGAGAAGCCGTTGATGCACCCCGCGGGCCACGGCCATCACTATTCCAACCCCGGTTACACGCTGCTCGGTTCACTCGTGGAGAAGCTCCGGGGGGAGCCCTGGACCGAGGTCCTGCGCCGCGAGATCCTGGAGCCTCTCGGCATGGACCGTACGAGTCCTGAGGCCCGGGCTCCGCACGCCGGGGGCTGGGCCGTCCATCCCTGGGCGGACGTCATGCTGCCGGAACCGGCCGAGGATCTCGGGCTCATGGCTCCGGCCGGACAACTCTGGTCGACCACCACCGATCTTCTCCGCTTCGCCTCCTTCCTGGTCCGGGGCGACGAGAGGGTGCTGCGGGCCTCCTCGGTCGCGGAGATGCGTGCCCCTGCCGCGCCGCCCGAGGAGGGGGAGTGGGCCGCTGCCTACGGTCTCGGTCTTCAGGCAGTCCGAAGGAACGACCGCACGCTTCTGGGCCACTCGGGGTCGTTGCCGGGCTTCGTCGCCGCTCTGTGGTTCAGCGTCGAGGACGATGTGGCCGTGGTGGTGCTGTCCAATGCGACCTCGGGTCCGCTCACGGGTTCCATCGCCGCGGATCTCCTGCAGATCGTCGCGGACGCGGAGCCGAGGATTCCTGAACCGTGGCGCCCCCTGCCCGAGTTCGACGAGGACCTGCTCGCGCTCACGGGCCCCTGGTACTGGGGCACATACGTCTACGGCCTGAAGCTGCTCGCCGACCGGGGACTGGAACTCCTGCCGTTGCGCGGGCCCGGCCGTTCCGCCCGGTTCCGGGCGCGCCCCGACGGGACGTGGACCGGCCTGAACGGCTACTACGCGGGGGAGACCCTCCAGGTCGTGCGTACGGCCGACGGCACGGTCGACCACCTGGACCTCGGGTCGTTCGTCTTCACGCGGGAGCCGTACGAGCGGGGCGCGGACGTGCCCGGTGGGGTGGACGAAGGGGGCTGGCGAGGTCTCGCGACCTGA
- a CDS encoding LysR family transcriptional regulator produces the protein MDLALLRTFVTVHRAGSFTRAASLLGLSQPAVTSQIRTLERQLGRPLFLRKARGVTPTTVGDELAHRAAPHLDALVDIVEAGLDDESGLGTLHLAGPPEFTSLRAMPALAPLVAQGLALRGTFLADAEDALEGLAAGHHDLAITTARPRGGPLTSTTLCDEEHVLIAAPRWAGRLGPGALKHKGPVLLEQLPVVEVHESLPLVSRYWASVFDSRPAASAAVIVPDLRAVLECAAAGTGLAVLPRYLCENALERGEVVALLDPPVPPLRTYFLIARTGTLGLPHIARAHEWLMRAAVDW, from the coding sequence ATGGACCTGGCACTGCTGCGCACGTTCGTCACGGTGCACCGGGCCGGTTCGTTCACGAGGGCCGCGTCGCTGCTCGGCCTGTCCCAGCCCGCCGTCACCTCGCAGATCCGCACGCTCGAACGGCAACTGGGCCGCCCCCTCTTCCTGCGCAAGGCGCGCGGCGTCACCCCGACCACCGTGGGCGACGAACTCGCCCACCGGGCCGCTCCGCACCTGGACGCACTGGTCGACATAGTCGAAGCCGGCCTGGACGACGAGTCGGGCCTGGGGACGCTGCACCTGGCAGGGCCTCCCGAGTTCACCTCGCTGCGCGCCATGCCCGCCCTGGCGCCCCTGGTCGCACAAGGGCTCGCGTTGCGCGGCACGTTCCTCGCCGACGCCGAGGACGCGCTGGAGGGCCTGGCCGCCGGGCACCACGACCTGGCCATCACCACGGCGCGCCCGCGAGGCGGTCCGCTGACCTCCACGACGCTCTGCGACGAGGAGCACGTGCTGATCGCGGCACCACGCTGGGCCGGGCGCCTGGGGCCGGGAGCACTGAAGCACAAGGGACCCGTTCTTCTGGAGCAGCTGCCCGTCGTCGAAGTGCACGAGAGCCTTCCCCTGGTCTCGCGCTACTGGGCGTCCGTGTTCGACAGCCGCCCCGCGGCGTCCGCCGCGGTCATCGTTCCCGACCTGCGCGCGGTGCTGGAATGCGCCGCGGCCGGCACGGGTCTCGCGGTGCTGCCCCGCTATCTCTGCGAGAACGCGCTGGAGCGGGGCGAGGTCGTCGCCCTGCTCGATCCCCCCGTACCGCCGCTCCGCACGTACTTCCTCATCGCGAGGACCGGCACGCTCGGCCTCCCGCACATCGCGCGGGCGCACGAGTGGCTGATGCGCGCTGCCGTGGACTGGTGA
- a CDS encoding NUDIX domain-containing protein, with product MTERPVVKRTARAVLLDGNDLILIKRTKPGVDPYWVTPGGGVEPEDSSVVEALHREIDEELGAKIVDVVPCFVDTVEHIVGDGVKGVKVQHFFVCRLASMDLSLRHGPEIEEPCGEYEIVRVPFSRVGIAAVHLVPLSLRHYLDGNIEGVRALHASDLG from the coding sequence ATGACCGAACGTCCTGTGGTCAAGCGCACAGCCCGAGCCGTCCTGCTGGACGGCAATGACCTGATCCTCATCAAGCGCACGAAGCCCGGAGTCGACCCGTACTGGGTCACGCCGGGCGGCGGGGTCGAGCCGGAGGACTCCTCCGTCGTCGAGGCGCTCCACCGCGAGATCGACGAAGAGCTCGGTGCCAAGATCGTCGACGTCGTGCCGTGCTTCGTCGACACCGTCGAGCACATCGTCGGCGACGGCGTGAAAGGCGTGAAGGTGCAGCACTTCTTCGTATGCCGCCTGGCGTCGATGGACCTCTCGCTCCGTCACGGTCCGGAGATCGAGGAACCGTGCGGGGAGTACGAGATCGTGCGGGTGCCCTTCAGCCGGGTCGGCATCGCGGCGGTACACCTGGTGCCGCTCTCGTTGCGGCACTACCTGGACGGCAACATCGAGGGAGTACGAGCCCTGCACGCCTCCGACCTGGGCTGA